The window tTTTGCAGACTCAAACGAGGCTAAGATGCCTTATCTGACTTCTAATATGGGATTAGGTTCCCTCATGCCTGAGCAGCTCTAAGGACTTTTGGGTTAAGCTAGCTACGAGCGTAAATGTAATTGGGACAATAGTGATATGCAATGTAAAGAAGCTAAAATAcagtaaagaaagaaaaatgaacaaaGAAACGAGTTaagaaacaattaaataaagcAAACTAACATTAGATCATACCATTACTAAGTGGTGGACAAATCCGTGCCTCCGTACAGCGAGTGATACGATGATAAAAGCATACATATTGGAATAAACTAAGGaactgaaagagaaagagagaaagacaaaAGGGAAGAGGAAACCATCCCATCCGAATGCACAAGGgaaaagagatcgattcggttttctttcacatcccatgattatcaaataattaagaCACTTAATGTAtaaaacaaacattaagatttgCTAACCTGTTGagtctcaagtgttgctcctcctttagaaaatggttcttcccctaacGAGCAGATCGACTAAGCCCTAATCTGGATCTCCTTGATGTAGTAGAAGCCCTAATCTGGATCTCCTTGATGTAGTAGAAGATCCCTAAGCCAAACCATAATTTCTTCTCCAGGATTTGGATCTAATCCGAAAAACcagtttccaaaaccctaaccagaTGTCAAAACTCTAAAGAGCAAGAGagcaaaagagaaggagagaggagagagagtgccaGGGGATGGATTTTCCAGAGGGGGGGAGCTAGGAAAATTTGTCCAAGGCTGGAATGTTCTAGCCGTACCCCTCTGGTGTGTTTAAATAGTTGAGGTTCTAAAGAGCCTCCCTCATTCCTAgtgagagtttgactctctctcgcCTGTTTGATTTGAAACCCTGATGGGCTTAtgtgatgggcttctaattagtgaagaagcagaatctaaaagggaataattttaattaattaatttaaacatTAATGGGCCTTTAATTAATTAGCATCAAGCCCATATTAGtttaaataaatcaattaataattagcaaatcccaaaaatacccctgcaCATTAAATatgcaccaaccctccactaaacatCATCGTCAGGGAATCTAGGGTATGTACACTGGTACTGCCAAGccccattccatggtacatgtTCGTATCAGAGCGTCTGTGTACGTGATAGAAATccgcaaaacatgattaaattctttaatcaaatacataattataaattatcattttatgtgaaaatatgttttgcaaaaaccatttaacaAAATGGTACAGGATCCTGATTTAaatccgaccatccacagactaactccccttgatgttcctcaatcgagcagtggagactatgttgagtgactctttcactcacataatatttacgcattcccaaaacatcggctttagttctcttgaaccgcagtcattggtgaaccaaagatTACGCTTATATCATGcagtgacaaggccctctcaggtactaggtcttggtgacacatgtccatcccaaacctacatctagcaataatacatgagggaattgacaaaataagattcttcaccaatacacacatcaacatgtgcgtactcacattcgtaccccaacatcaaacatgtctaggcatacccaatgcgatgaccatatgataagggctgCCCAACcgaaaccctagtcgtgactacaaATTTACAGTAATacttatggacatacattgctcaaaaagtttatatcgcatgtgatcaaattaaacaaaaatatatgaaatgTTTAATATATAATAAATTGGGTCGAACCGGAttgaatcgggtttgatggacacacatatccaacatcATCTCATTCTCGACCTAGTAGTGTGTCAATCCATATCTTGACCTGATAGTGTATTAGCCTATATCTTCACCAAGTAGTGTCAACCCGCGACTTGACCCAATAGAACGCTAGTCCATTATCCAATAGAGTATCAATCAACCCTTAACCCAGTGGAGCGTCAACTTGCATTTCTTGACCCAGTATTGTGTCAATCCATTTATTGGCCTAGTAGTGTGTCAATCCATTCTTGACCCAGTATCGCGTCAATCCATTCTTGACTTGGTAAAGTGTCAACCTGCACGTAACCTGATAGATTGTCACCCCTGTTAGCTTAACCCAGTAGAGTGTCAACTTGCACTTGACCCGATAGAGTGTCACTATGGTCAACTAGACCCGGTAGAGAGTCAATCTTCTTTCCTAACCCGTCAGAGTGTTAACCCTGAATCGAACTAGTAGAGTGTCAAGCAAAAGTGACTCATTATTGTGTCAACCAATAGGTGACTCGTTAGAGTGGCGGCCTTATAAACGCGACCCATTGGAGCGTCGCGGTCTTTAGATGAAAACGAGAAGGCAAGTGAATAGGGTTCCCCGATTCCTACCCAATTTTTGTCTTCCACATTAATGTCTGTTGTACGATTTGTGAGCCACATTAGGCCAAGTTCTAATAGTGCAGGTGACTGCAGTTAGGAGCCTTCCCACTCCAGTTGTTGATTGACGATTAGTGTAAGAACCATAAGATTCCACTTTCACCAGGTAAAGCTCTTCTCTCGAAGACTTAGGTATGTGTTTGAACTCCTTTAAATTAAGCAAGATTTTTTAGACGTTTTGAATAGTTAGTGTACTTATCAGGTTTCAATTGAGTAATCGCCTATTTGGGTTATTGGATATCTCATATTTAGATCTTTAATGGCTACTTTTCCAGTTtactttgtttattttcttcttttggaaatTCTTGAAATTTGTTTGCTGATGGGCTTTCTTTTTCTGGATTTTCTTTCTAACGCCTATATCCTTGAGTAGGGTATAGATTATATTTTTGCTCCCGTGTGACAAAATGCGGAGTCATTCCTTTGACTTTCATCCACTGTGTGTCTTCAATCAAAGGGGACACCACATTTTGATGCTTTGGAAGTGTGTCTTAGTGATGATGACCAACCCGGTTCGCTTGCATAGTgaccaaatggtagaaaattaccaatttacccttaccccTCTTTTTGTACCAAATTGGTCCGAGTAGAGCCAAAACTCTTAGGATAGCCTTATTTAATCATTTTAAGctcacatgtgaaatttcactccaatctgacgCCTTTTATAAAAATGATTGTTTTACCCCTGGCACGATTCTCGGTATCCGGATCGACAATTTAGTCCGAAACACTTTGTATCgccttatttggtcatattatgcTTGCACATAAAATTTAGTGTAATTTCAATATCATTAGGACCTTGATTGACATGAAACACCATTCCTGTACTTTCCTCGGTATTCGTACCACTTTTAGACGAAATCCAACATCGGCATGTGGATTGAGACCAAATACATTATCTTCTAATGAAGTAGCAGAAAATGAGAATCTGTCTTGATTGATTGTGAGAAGTGATGATAAATTGAAGGATTAATGGTGCAACAATATGTGAAGGAAAGAAGTCAAAAAATACAATCATGAGATATCAGAGGAATTTCTATTGCAAGCACTTATTTTCAAAAATGGTTATGATAGAAGGGTATATGCTATTGTAGGGTCAATGATAACTCCCAACACCTTCCATTCTCAGTCTTAAAAGTTTTGATTGTTGATAATGATTTGTATGTGTTAACTTTGTCTAACGATTACATAACAtctctttttaccaaaaaaaaaaaaaaaagattacatcAAATCTCTTAAGGTTGTGGATCCACGTTTCCACCCATACCCCACTTGCATTGGTTGGAGTCCCTTCACAACAATCTGAGTGTTGAAATGCAGAACTTCGTTTGAGGTAACCTTCATTGGATCGGGCCAGATCCACCTCCGAATTGGGTAAATGCCAATCCCTTGGAGAGAATACACGACATTGTTTAGATGTCGGGAGTTACAAGGTATAGCCTCACATCAGTTAAGTTCAGTTCCCTTGGCGTCTTCATATGTACATGAGGAGTTATTGCCACCTAATGTCTTAAGTGTACaggtacgatgtcttgtattccgtcgattagtttgtgggttgattccgAAGGGCTGTTAAGAAGCAGAAGGCTTTGAGGCCTGGAGGAATCAGCCCACTTGAGTGTTAATCTACTGTTCTGGCGGGGCTTCGGTGAACCAGCGCGGATTTTGTTATAAATATAGGTATTTCGGTAAAATTCCTATttagggtttcgctataaataTGTACCGAGGGTTTTTTCTTCGTAATGAAATctaagagaggtgtgaggacgagcggttgtaatcctattctccattgatagtgaaacagatctcaccTGACTATGGACGTAAGCAATCTTGCTGAGCcatgtaaatccttgtgttcattttgtgattgttgtttacgatttccattctttttcgTATCATGTTAGGTTTTGTTTTCAACATCAAGGTTTTGGGTTAGATCCTCCAACATAGTATCAGAGCCCGAGTCTGTTTGTTGTCCTCCCATCATGTCTTGCTCTTCTTGTGACTCCCTTCTTTGGCACAATCATGTGTAAGACACTTCTAACTTCTTCACTTTTGCAGTGTTGCATTTTGGGTAAGTTTGGATCTTGGGTCAATATATGAATAGAAAAAACTCAAGCAGATTAAATGTTAGATGCAGGTGGTTGCAGGGCCTCTTCTCAAAGCTTTAAGCCCATTACTCCATGGAGCTGAGGGGCACTAAAGAGTCAGAATCTTGTTCTCAGCTTCAGGGCTGTCCTCCAGTGTAAGGGTTGGCAGCTTGTAAACTGGTCCTGGTTTTCTATGCCATGTCGCAGCTCAGTTGGCACTAAAACATGGTGAACATTTTATACTTGTCATCTTCTAGCCCTCATGCACTGTGTTGGACCCcaccacatgtcaaaataatTAAAGGTTTAAGAATAGGTTGAGAAGGGGAAGAACTCAATTTATTCTTCACTAGAAGTTAAAAGACCTTTTTCAGAAATCCAGTGTAACCAAACATTTGAGTCAGTGCCTGAAGATCGAGGTCACTTTCTTCTAGCTAGGTAAGTTGAATTTCCAAACATTTGATTGTACTAGTTAAGTGTAACTTCATGAAACCTCTAGCTAAGCTGTAGGCATACCTTGTGACAGCAAAAACCTATTAAGTACTACTAAAAATTTCCTTCCAATGAATCTGTCTGAAAGATAAAATTGCCTCACTTGATGCTTCAGTTAATGGTTTTGCTGGGTTAGACTACATTGAAAGTTCCATTCTTATTCCAAATCTTTGTGCAAAGTTTTCATCTCATTAAGTGCTTATACCTGTTAAATCACTAAAGAGAGTTATTTAGTGACAAGTActtaaaaagggtgtacccattGCACGAgcctcccgccactgtggggttgGAGggtgcagccttacccctgctttcgcagagaggctgtttcaagacttgaacccgtgaccacttggtcacaatgtgGGGTGACAAATGCTTATACACAGCTATTAAGCTCTAGAATCCCAAAGACCAACTTGAAATTGTTCAAGCCCTCCATTTGAGATGAATTTTCAGATTATTTTTCtttgaacaaaagaagagaacatTCAGACAGTCTTTTTTCAGTTTTATTCTTCTCCATTCCCTTTTACTCCCTAAGCCATGGCAAATAGGTAGGGGTGTTATTGGGAAGAGCTGGCATAAATGATGCAAGATGAGAACTAAACCACATTCTCAATAGTGAAGTCATAATATAACATAGACTTTAAAGAGAACTTTTGTGTcaataaaattgaaatttccCTTATGGTTTTAGTATGAAAAAAATGACCTTTGACACAACTTAAGAAGACAAGAAGATGTACTAGAAGAGGATTTATCCTCAATGTATACAACTATTCTTCCTTGTCAAGAAGCTTAAGTATTAGAGCTTTCATTTGCTTCTGTTCTTGTAGCCTTTGACTTCGAATCGTCAAGATAATTTTGATACATGTAAGAAATAAACCCCCAGATAGCCAAAATCAAAGCAACCACCTTCACCCCATCCATTTTGTCATGAAAAAATATCACACCAAAGACTGGAACAATGGGCAAAGCCACTGTACTAATGACATTGGTAAAGAGTGAAGACACCTCAAATATTAAACCCAGTGCACCAACAGAAAAAACTTGCCATGCCACAGCAGTCCAAACTAAGATCATCACATAAGATACCCTTCCAATTTGCTCCATCTCTCCCTTTAGACTCCACCATTCCCTACTAGCGAAAAGCCCCACCAAGCAAACACATGTTGCAGCTATTGCCGGGTATATTTGCATCTCCAATATCACagaaaatgttttctttttcaaaacttTCTCAAATGAAAGTTCGGTAAGTGAAAGTAATAGGGAGAAAAGGGCAGATGCACCTAAGGTGCATAAAAATCCGATCGCATAATGTGCCTTTGTAACTCCTGTGGATCCATCAGATTCAGAATGGAGAGCAAGGAGTGAAGCAGAGATAGTGAGGATGATTACTGAATTAAGCAGAACAGGAGTGAACTTAAGGGAGTTAATGAAATAGGAGAATAGTGCATTAAAAGCCAATTGGGTTGCACAAACAAGAGAATATGTAGAAACAGGGAGATATAACAGTCCATATGCATACAAGAAGTTATCACCAGCACTGAATATACCTAAGGAGGTGTAAAGGAGTACAAGGGTGATGATAGAGGGTGACCTCTTATTGGAAGTATTGGTATGGTTTGGGATAGAAGGTTTATAGGAGAAATAGATTAGAAGGGGGAGGACAAATGGAAAGCCTGCAGTTACAACAATTGTTTGTAGCCACTTACTATTTCCACCTTTGTTATAGTAGAGTCTCCCTAGAAGAGTTGCAATAGATTGGCCTGAGACAATAAAGAATATGTAAAGTGCCATTAAGAGCCACCACTTATAACTTCTTTTTGGTGTAGGAAGTGAGGGTTCGGTAATGACAGCTTCATCTTTGGCCAAGTTTGGTTCCTGTGCTTCTGAATCAttaagaaaacagagaaaggaaAGATTAGCACACCACAAAAAGTGAAACCCTGCATCTAAAAACTTTTGTATTTGAGCATAAACAGATCACCTTTGTGTTTCAAATTCATCTTAAGGCTTGTTTTCTGCATGTTTTAGTATAGCTTTCCTAATATTAATGTCTTGAAATTCATGTTTCCTATATTGTAATGTTCACACAAACATATTTATCATTTCTGAACACAGAAAagcattaaattttttttctttttcttaattccTTTTGCAAGAAAGAGGATAATCATGACAATTGGAGTCAAATTAGAATAATCTTTTCCTGACCATCTTAAGAAGTTTGTATTTTTATGCTTTACTGGTT is drawn from Telopea speciosissima isolate NSW1024214 ecotype Mountain lineage chromosome 1, Tspe_v1, whole genome shotgun sequence and contains these coding sequences:
- the LOC122645227 gene encoding probable purine permease 11 isoform X1, which translates into the protein MGGAQELQLHVIDSEAQEPNLAKDEAVITEPSLPTPKRSYKWWLLMALYIFFIVSGQSIATLLGRLYYNKGGNSKWLQTIVVTAGFPFVLPLLIYFSYKPSIPNHTNTSNKRSPSIITLVLLYTSLGIFSAGDNFLYAYGLLYLPVSTYSLVCATQLAFNALFSYFINSLKFTPVLLNSVIILTISASLLALHSESDGSTGVTKAHYAIGFLCTLGASALFSLLLSLTELSFEKVLKKKTFSVILEMQIYPAIAATCVCLVGLFASREWWSLKGEMEQIGRVSYVMILVWTAVAWQVFSVGALGLIFEVSSLFTNVISTVALPIVPVFGVIFFHDKMDGVKVVALILAIWGFISYMYQNYLDDSKSKATRTEANESSNT
- the LOC122645227 gene encoding probable purine permease 11 isoform X2, producing MGGAQELQLHVIEAQEPNLAKDEAVITEPSLPTPKRSYKWWLLMALYIFFIVSGQSIATLLGRLYYNKGGNSKWLQTIVVTAGFPFVLPLLIYFSYKPSIPNHTNTSNKRSPSIITLVLLYTSLGIFSAGDNFLYAYGLLYLPVSTYSLVCATQLAFNALFSYFINSLKFTPVLLNSVIILTISASLLALHSESDGSTGVTKAHYAIGFLCTLGASALFSLLLSLTELSFEKVLKKKTFSVILEMQIYPAIAATCVCLVGLFASREWWSLKGEMEQIGRVSYVMILVWTAVAWQVFSVGALGLIFEVSSLFTNVISTVALPIVPVFGVIFFHDKMDGVKVVALILAIWGFISYMYQNYLDDSKSKATRTEANESSNT